The nucleotide window TCAAGATGGCCGGTGTCGCTTACTACAACGTCGcgggcctgcgcctcggaAGCCACCACGTCCGTCACCCTTCCTACCTGTCGGCTTGCCCCCGAACACCAGACTGACGATTCGTCACAGATTGCCATGGGTTGGCTGGCTACCCTCTTCGGCGGCACATACTACGCTCTGTCCGGCcccaagaaggcggccgccgacaaggctACCCCTCCGATCAACGCCTCGAGCTCTGATGAGGCCGACTTCATCAAGTGCGTGATTTCGATTTCCCCGACGAACACTGTGGCCAGACGGATCACTGACAAGACCGACAGGAAGTTCatggaggagcaggagaagaagcagtaAGCGGGTGCAGGGAGGTGACGAATTGGGCATTGTACGACACGACCGGTGTACATATAGAGGCATGTGGCGATCTGCTCGCTCAATACGAAGTACAGAGGACTCGGCCGATCACGCATTGTCCATGTATGACGTGGCTTTGGAATTGACTACGAACGCAAAGGCAACGCAGTGCCCTTGTGATTCGGCCTACATCAGCAGTAATACCGAGTGTGCGGCTCCTCGTGTGTGAGGGCAAACGTGATGCCTGCgccatcccccccctctccttcttcccgcgctcgccggtcgacgatggcgccttCTGCGAAGTCTCGCCAATGAAGTATTTGCTTGTGTCTTTAGGTACTCATGTGCCTTATACGTGCTTTCTGGACTCTCCACAGGCATATGCTAGTATTTTGTGATGCGATAGACTGGCGCTGCAAGACCTCTGAGGGTCAGTCAAGGTATTGATCGACCTGCAGTCGCGCCTTTATCAAGTAACTCTCCCGATGGCATGACCAACTCATGCAAAGAGGGAATCTTGAACGTAAACTGGTGGCAGCGCCTAGTTCTGCCCCCCCCGAAGTGTTTGGTGGGCTTTGGCTCTTCCATGCCCGTGGCTTGATCTGTCTCGACGCTCACCGCAGCGCCTCTCGGGCCAGATAGGTACGCTAGCAGAGCCAATTGCATCAGGCACAGAGACTAGGAGATAGGGACATGCCTCAATTCTTGTTATTCCAGGATGCCTCGGAATCGAATAACTCAAACACGCAAGGGGCGCATGCCGATCAAGTTAGCCGACCCGACATGTAAAAGCCGAGTTTATGCCTGTGCGAGACACAAGATCACGTGTTCAGGCACCTCATTGTTGCAGAGCTAGCCCGGCGCCCCCCCACCTTCACCCGTCTTCCCCCAGCGTAGTTCATCGCCGCGTCCTCCTTAATCGAAACAATCCCACCTCGCCTTGTTCGGATACAACGATTACATCCGGTAGAGCACCAACCCCCCCAAGGGACGCCCCCGCCGTGGGGATCATCTAAAAGGAGAGCCGGAGCGTCTGGTCTAATGCCATGACGGATGTCACGACGGAcccggcgctcgtcgccgccacggcctcggacctcgcgcagcagcacgcccaaaatgtggccgccgcggcgtctgCCGTCTCCTCTGGTGGTTCAACAAACCCCAAGGAGCGGCATTCGCTGACCCTCGACCAACGTCGCGCCCTGCGTCGCTGGGCCAGCGCGCAGCCCGTCCGACCTTCCCACAAGGCCTGCATCGAGTGGTTCTGGGCCCAGTACGGCCAGCAGATCAGCCAGTCGACCGTCTCGCATTCCCTCTCTCCCAAATACTCgcgtctcgacggcgacaaccCGCAGCTTTCGGGCTCGCGTCTGCGCTTTGGTAACTGGCCCGACGTCGAGAAGCTTGTCCTCCTATGGTATCAGCAGGTTCAAGCATCCGGCCGCCAACCCACCaacgaggagctgggcgacaaGGCAAAGTCCATCTTCAGTCAGCTCCCGCGCTATAAGGATGAGAACGCTCCCGAATTCTCTCCTGGTTGGATCCACCGCTTCAAGAAGCGCTACGGCCTGCTCATTaggaggcagcggcgccacggcgatgACACAGTCGACCCGGCAGAGGATATCGAGTATCTGGCAGACTGCGTGCCGCGCGTCATGGCCATCCACCCCGACACGAACCCCTCTGCCATCAAGGAGCAGGTTTTGCGCGTGGTCGGTGTGGAGGCCACGCTGAACACCTGCGCTCTCGTCCGCGACGAGGTCATCCGTAGGTTGGGAGGCACCTCCGCGCATGCGCACGTCGCGCCTCCCATGACGCATcttcccccgccgcccgacccgccgactcctcctccgcctccgccgccggaacAGCCCATGTACGCTGAAGACGACCCGGAGGTGGTGCTTCAGAACGCCCtccgccagctgcagcaggaagAACAGGCTGCCGAAGAGCAGGCCGCTGCGGTacgcgaggagcgcgagcgccagGAGAGGGCAGCAGGGATGCAAGTGCCACCTCCGCAGACCATGATGTCTACACCTGGTCCCGGCAGGGCATCCTCCTCAGACGCACGATATGCCACGCCGGCACACGACATGGGCACCGACCTGACCCTGACGCCGATTCATTCCGACGGGCCCGTCTCCAGTCATGAACGcccgctgcgctgccctTTCTGCGTCAACCAGCGAATGCTCCGCACCATTAAGGAGGCAGTCGAGCATATGTCCACGCATGTCGTTGTTTGAGGGAATCGCAGTTATTGCTAGGACTTAGCTCTTCGTGCTTCGCGATGTCGGAGCGGCGTCTCGTAGCCAGCGGGCCCGGTTTCGTTTTCCGACAAGTGTTTGAGGAGCAAAAGGCACGGCGCTTGTGGAGTTCTGGGAGAGATTTGAGGGTCAATGCATTTGGCACAGCCACGAAGTCTGTAGGCAGTTGGCCTTGGGCCGACTTCAACGAGCACAGCATGGGTTGTGTATCCGCCAGAGTCTTTGTATTCAGGGCGGCTATTTAGTTGGGCGCTGCGAGGTCAGCATAACCTGGTGCACCTTCATAATACATGTATGTGCTCTAATTTGTTTTCGATTCGAATATGAAAAACGGCATGACGGCCACACTATGCCTCTTGCTTGAACTATGATATGCTCCGTGTATGTCCTGTGTTGGTCTATATAAAGCCGCTCTCCTTGAGTGAGCGTatgacggcctcggcatccatctgctgctggctctTGGGCGGCCGCACGTCTCCAGTGTCGATGTAGTTCTTCCAGAACTTGAGCCcctcgatgccctcctcgcggCACAGAGcgccctgctcctcggccatgagcagctcctcctcagcgacgccgatgcTCCAACCAAATCGCTCAGCCGTCTCCTGCGCGGTAACGCCACGCCCGAATGCACGCCAGTCCCACAGCACGTCGCGTTCGGGCGGGAACTCGTGCAGGTCTTGCAGCCAGGACAGGAGCGCCCGGATGGTTGTCTGGTCGGTGCGATCGCGGCCCTGCACCACCATGACGCCGCTGCGAAAGGTGCGCAGCCGGACGGGTAGCTTGAGGCTCTCCCATAGGCGGGCAGCCTTCTCGAAGTCCATGGGGCTTacgagctcgacgcctcCTCGTGCGCGGTTGAACATGGCCCACAAGTCAACAAGtgtgatgatgccgcccgccttctTCAAAACGCCCCTCGAGTCATCGGCTAGGAACTCGGCCATGTTGCGGGCCAGCTCGGACAGGTATAGCGACTCtgagccgccaccgccgacgatgtCCTTTGTCGTAATCAAACCGAGCTGGCTTGCAGACTCGGCCAGAATAGCGTTTTCCTTTGCGGACACATCGCCATTCGCACCGTTCTGCCGGGCAAATCGTTCCGCCAGGGCAATCACCTCCTTAGCAGAGGCCATCAACGCCTCCAGATCCTCGAACGCGCTGCCGATCAGCAGCTCGTTGTTCTTGCGCATATTCAATCCGAGCTGCTCCAAGCCCGCGATGCCAGCCGTTTTCGTCCTGGCACTCGGCTGTCCGTGGCCTGACCCGTTGCCGAGGGGCTCATTTACCATGCGACTGCCCCGTGGTGCTGGAGGTGCATTTTGGAGTAGCCACTTACGCTGTGTCATGGCACCCTTGAGTCGCTCGTGGAATATCTTTTCCCCACCGCCTCGGAGAGAAATCTTCACGCTGTCGGAGACATCGATTCCTCCTGGCCCGTTCCTTCCTTTCGGGTCCAAGACTGGCCCAGGAGATTGCGTTCTGATCTCATCGGTGTGCTGCCCCGCAGGAAGAGATGAGACGTTACGGGATACCAAAGAAGCACCGCACATCTCGCAGGCCAGAAGAGATGGGTGGTTTGAAAAGGTGCATCGCGGGCACTGGAACGAGGCACCGGATTCGGTGCCGGGTCTTGCGGCGGCTTCTGTTGATGATGGAAGACCATTGTTGAGCGTCGGCTGCAAGACACTGTCTGCGAGTATCGGCCGCAGTGCAAGGGCGGTCGAGCTCTGCATTGAAGGCGTAGAGGTCGGCCTGTTACTggcgttggtgatggccgCCTTCAGTACATGTGAGAGCGTCGGCTTGATACCACAAGCCAGgcaaggcggcagcggcgtgtGGGCATTGGCAGCTTGTGGATCAAAATTCACAGGGATGGGGTTCGAGAAGCTGCAGATTGTACAAACCCACGTTGCCGTTGTTAGTGGAGGTGGTTCCGACGGTGGTCGATAGGCGCTGTCCCTGCGTGCTGGTGATGTAGAGTcggtcctcgacggcaaggcgaCATTGGATACGGCACGCCCATGAAGAGAGGACCGCTTAGAAGGCTTAGGGACGATGGTTACCTTTGGCGAGGACTTTAGAAAGCCAGCATAGAATTCGTAACGGTCGATCTCTTTTAGCTCCAGTGCAACCGAGTTGGCGCGGGGctcgagcttgtcgacaTAACATATCCGGTGCGAAGTCAGGTAAACCTGGCCATTCTGCTGGTTCGGAAGTTTGTATTTGCTGCGCATGCGAGGTTAGCCGCCGTGCTTGACGCAGGCGCATCATCTGTACGAGCTCGTGGGCAGCATACCCCTCGTAGAGGCCGACATTGTCCTGCACAAACAGTAGCACCTCATCTGGTAGGTAAGAAGGCCGCAGAGCGGTGGTCAGGTCGATATGTTTTAGAAACATTCGTCATGTCGTGGAGCGAACGCGCATCAGATGGGAGATAGAGGGCCGTCAATCCGCGGCGGGGAAGCACATTAGACGTGGCATGGATGAGGCGCAGAGCAATGACGCGACCGGGCGGGCTCGTGCAACAGTTGCGCAGCGGGTGACACGTCGCGAAGCTATAGCTTCAGAAACAGTGATGGAGTGTATGTAGCGGGCTCTCCGATGTTGAGGGTTGGTGTGGCTGCGTCCTATATCGTCACCGTTGCAGAAGCCATGCAACCTCCATGGTTGTCGACTCGCCTGGCCCCGCCATTTAGGATAAGGCACCCACCCCTGTGCGTGAAGTCACCAAACACGGGCCGCAGGGAACTTACCTTAATAGCCGAGAATTTGCCGGGGCGTGGTCACGGGACTGGCTTGTGCACCCGCCCCCTTGAGTGAGCCCTGACAAATAGCGCTTGCGCTTCCTCAACTATTTCTCACTCCGCAACCACCGacatcgtcaccgccaccacgacAATCCGGCATCTCACCCGCGAGCCTCTTGCATCTATCGCGACGCCGGCTGAGGCTCGAGCTTCTAACCGCCACTACCGTAAACCACTAACCCCTGTCCTGGCAGCCCGGTTGCCAAGATGATGCCCGGGTGGCCAGCGGCTGCCCAGCAAGCGCCGGGCGTCCCTCAACCatccacgcccgcgtcgtaTGCGTATCCCTCCAGTACGTCATCTCCTCGCttctcatcatcagcatTGCTGCGGAAGGCCCCAGCTGACATGGAGACAGATCCAGCCTATGTTCCCGTCCAAGTTCGCCAGGGCTTCGGCCAGTTCCCAGCCGCAGTTCCCCCTCCACCGTTTACTGGCTacccgcctccacctccccccgccgccgcagctctcCAGCAGCCTTCCCCAAACCCACCAGCTGCGCCACAGCAGTCCAAGAGCAAAACGGACTGGCCTGATGCTGTCCGACGCTATGTTCAACGCTCCTTCTTGCCACAGAATGAAGATCCAACGGTTCCCCGTGCAGAAGTAGAGAATAAGTTGAAGGAGACCATCGGCGTGGCCAAGGAGAATGGCACACTGTATACGATTGACTGGGACAACACTCCCTTACCTCAGGCCCTCGTCAAGGCTGAGCGTGATGCACGCTTCAAGGGTGACGCCGTgtccggagcagcagcacccggaAAATCTCTCAAATCCAAAAAGAGAAAATCATCTGAATATGCCGAGGGAGACGCGTCCAAGTCGCCGTGGCGCACTGCTAACCTTCGTGGGTCACTCGAGGACCGCGTCTCATATCCGGCTGCCGACAAACGCTCCGCCGCGGAAGTGTCGGCGAAGCAAAGTAAGTTCTCGAAGGACGCGGCCAGCAAGCGAAAACGCCGCTTCGAAAGCGAGTACAAAGCCGTGTACCGCTCGCCAAGCCCAACGCCACCCTCATCGGGACCCATTGTCGGAACCTGCGAGACGCTGGAGAAACGGTACCTTCGTCTCACGGCTCCGCCCGTGGCGTCCAACGTGCGTCCCGAGGGGGTGCTCCGCCAGACGCTCGATCTTCTTAAGAAGAAGtggcgcgacgagggcaacTACTCGTACATTTGCGACCAGCTCAAGTCGATGCGCCAAGATCTGACGGTGCAACGCATCAAGAATGATTTTACTGTTTCTGTCTATGAAATTCACGCCCGCATTGCCTTGGAGAAGGGGGATATCGGTGAGTATAACCAGTGCCAAACGCAGCTTCGATCCCTctacggcctcggcctcaaGGGCCATCCCCATGAGTTCAAGGCGTACCGTATCTTGTATTTCATCCACACGGCCAACCGCTCCGGGTTGAACGACATTCTGGCAGACTTAACCGCAgcagagaaggaggagcgccCCATCAAGCATGCCCTGAACGTGCGCTCGGCGCTTGCTCTGGGCAACTACCATAAGTTTTTCCAGCTGTACCTGGACACGCCCAACATGGGAGCATATCTCATGGACATGTTTGTCGTACGGGAGCGCCTTGCGGCCATGAGCAACATTTGCAAGAGGTGAGTACTGAGTCCTGTGAGGCCCTGAAGCTGCGCACGTGCCTACATGTACTGACAATGTCACAGTTACAAGCCCGACGTCAAATTGCGCTTTATTACTGAAGAGCTTGCTTTTGAGTCGGATGCCGATGCTGCTCAGTTCATCATCCACCATCAGGGTCAGCATCTCCTCGAAGATCGCCAGGACCACATCGCATTTCTGGCCGGCAAGGCCGGCCCTCTCTTTGAGAGTTTCCGGGCCGCGGCCTTCAGCAAAGTCGACATCAAGGGACAAATCTGAAGTTTGTCGTCTCTCTCTATCTCTTGGCCCCaactcccccccctttcttgtCTGGCTCGACATGAAGCCGTTTTCTTGTTGGACTCGGTCCGCTTCGCGTAATGGGCGTTCGACGATGTGCTTTGATACCCGTGAACGACGGCTCCTTTTttgtggccgaggccgtgccAGTGTCTGGAGAGCCTCGGCCGAGAGCAACCATGCAACAAAAGCGATTTCTCACGCCCGCTGAGACGTGACAGTCTTGGACCTGACCGGTCTGCGTGAACGAGCAGATTGGCGGAAATGAATATTAATAAACAGCAACAGAATACGTGAGGGTAGGGGGGATGAGCGGCATCGATATCGACCGTAATGACACCTTTCCGATCCGACACGACGACAATCGACCCGTAGCAGGGTTTCACGACGCTGAGGCATAGATGGATTGCATGACGGGCGTTTGGAGTTTTACCGGGCTCGCATTCTGTTTGGATGTAGCGAAGAATAGTCTAGCTAGAGCAGACAGTGATTCTTCAATCAAACATGACAATTGAGCAGAACGTTGAGCATCGTGCCGTTTGGTAAGGCTCACATGGTGTGGTGCAGACACTGATTTTCTAATCTCTTGTTTGGTGATGGAGGAGAACATTTCACCTCTGCAGGGTCTCGGTATACTGTCGTGCTGTTGGGGTTTTCGGCGACACATTGATCGTGCCTGATCCCGGCTGTGGAGGCTTCCAAGACCACTACCTAAAAGCTCGGAACCAGTTGCAGCAGATGGTTAGCATGCGGTTTCGACCATGGCCGTTGCTCAGCAGCGTGGACGGATGCTCCGCCTGGCAAAGCCGCCCATGTATGGCAATCAACAGGGTTGTCTTCCCGGTTCGGGATGCGAGAGGTTACCGTAAGACGGAGGAATTTTGTCTTGCAGACGGGCCCCGCTCCGCGCAGCGGGATGCAACACCGCTTAGGCGTGGGCTTGCAGTGGACCGATGCCATGTCGCATAGGTAGTATACGATGGGTTCTCTGGCTGGCGCAGCGCATTACCGGATGAGAGGGGGAAaacctcgtcggccacgcgGGCCTGATACGTTTCCACTTGGTACGAGCTGCCGTTCTCGGCAATGGCCGGCAAGGTCGTCCAAGCAGAGAGAAGCGGGCTGGCCGTGAGGGACATGCGACGGGGGCGTTGATGTGATGTGGTACTTGGCCTGGTGGCGGGTAAGGTAGTTCGTACGTAGACGAGGCGATGTAATGGGTGGGCAGAGATTAGATTGATAAAAATTTCTAGCGTGCTTTGCGGCACGGTGGAAGCACCCGTAGCGCCCCATCCCTACCTAGGTAAACCCCGGCGCGCGGCTGCATGCCACGGTGGGGGAGGctggcggggggaggggcatcCTCCAGCACTCACTCGCTGTCCCAGAAACCAGCACCTCCACTGGGGTCCCGGGCAGGCATATATACCCAGTCCCA belongs to Purpureocillium takamizusanense chromosome 1, complete sequence and includes:
- a CDS encoding uncharacterized protein (TransMembrane:1 (o15-35i)~EggNog:ENOG503P6MJ~COG:S), producing MAGVAYYNVAGLRLGSHHIAMGWLATLFGGTYYALSGPKKAAADKATPPINASSSDEADFIKCVISISPTNTVARRITDKTDRKFMEEQEKKQ
- a CDS encoding uncharacterized protein (COG:B~COG:D~EggNog:ENOG503P15X) → MTDVTTDPALVAATASDLAQQHAQNVAAAASAVSSGGSTNPKERHSLTLDQRRALRRWASAQPVRPSHKACIEWFWAQYGQQISQSTVSHSLSPKYSRLDGDNPQLSGSRLRFGNWPDVEKLVLLWYQQVQASGRQPTNEELGDKAKSIFSQLPRYKDENAPEFSPGWIHRFKKRYGLLIRRQRRHGDDTVDPAEDIEYLADCVPRVMAIHPDTNPSAIKEQVLRVVGVEATLNTCALVRDEVIRRLGGTSAHAHVAPPMTHLPPPPDPPTPPPPPPPEQPMYAEDDPEVVLQNALRQLQQEEQAAEEQAAAVREERERQERAAGMQVPPPQTMMSTPGPGRASSSDARYATPAHDMGTDLTLTPIHSDGPVSSHERPLRCPFCVNQRMLRTIKEAVEHMSTHVVV
- the VPS36 gene encoding Amidase (COG:U~EggNog:ENOG503P0KE~BUSCO:EOG09262LQT) produces the protein MFLKHIDLTTALRPSYLPDEVLLFVQDNVGLYEGKYKLPNQQNGQVYLTSHRICYVDKLEPRANSVALELKEIDRYEFYAGFLKSSPKVTIVPKPSKRSSLHGRAVSNVALPSRTDSTSPARRDSAYRPPSEPPPLTTATWVCTICSFSNPIPVNFDPQAANAHTPLPPCLACGIKPTLSHVLKAAITNASNRPTSTPSMQSSTALALRPILADSVLQPTLNNGLPSSTEAAARPGTESGASFQCPRCTFSNHPSLLACEMCGASLVSRNVSSLPAGQHTDEIRTQSPGPVLDPKGRNGPGGIDVSDSVKISLRGGGEKIFHERLKGAMTQRKWLLQNAPPAPRGSRMVNEPLGNGSGHGQPSARTKTAGIAGLEQLGLNMRKNNELLIGSAFEDLEALMASAKEVIALAERFARQNGANGDVSAKENAILAESASQLGLITTKDIVGGGGSESLYLSELARNMAEFLADDSRGVLKKAGGIITLVDLWAMFNRARGGVELVSPMDFEKAARLWESLKLPVRLRTFRSGVMVVQGRDRTDQTTIRALLSWLQDLHEFPPERDVLWDWRAFGRGVTAQETAERFGWSIGVAEEELLMAEEQGALCREEGIEGLKFWKNYIDTGDVRPPKSQQQMDAEAVIRSLKESGFI
- a CDS encoding uncharacterized protein (COG:K~EggNog:ENOG503NVGE~BUSCO:EOG092625AX) — its product is MMPGWPAAAQQAPGVPQPSTPASYAYPSNPAYVPVQVRQGFGQFPAAVPPPPFTGYPPPPPPAAAALQQPSPNPPAAPQQSKSKTDWPDAVRRYVQRSFLPQNEDPTVPRAEVENKLKETIGVAKENGTLYTIDWDNTPLPQALVKAERDARFKGDAVSGAAAPGKSLKSKKRKSSEYAEGDASKSPWRTANLRGSLEDRVSYPAADKRSAAEVSAKQSKFSKDAASKRKRRFESEYKAVYRSPSPTPPSSGPIVGTCETLEKRYLRLTAPPVASNVRPEGVLRQTLDLLKKKWRDEGNYSYICDQLKSMRQDLTVQRIKNDFTVSVYEIHARIALEKGDIGEYNQCQTQLRSLYGLGLKGHPHEFKAYRILYFIHTANRSGLNDILADLTAAEKEERPIKHALNVRSALALGNYHKFFQLYLDTPNMGAYLMDMFVVRERLAAMSNICKSYKPDVKLRFITEELAFESDADAAQFIIHHQGQHLLEDRQDHIAFLAGKAGPLFESFRAAAFSKVDIKGQI